A window of the Hypomesus transpacificus isolate Combined female chromosome 10, fHypTra1, whole genome shotgun sequence genome harbors these coding sequences:
- the tmem68 gene encoding transmembrane protein 68 — protein sequence MSNGNESCMTGEGLAAFLACVFHAWEEWADLGRLEDYLSVLEYLVWVFTPLAIVFILPFLIVILLYLSILFLHVYKRKNQLREAYCNNLWDGARKTLATLWDGHGAIWHGYEIHGMEKIPHEGAALIVYYHGAIPIDYYYFLANIILQKGRTCHSVADHFLFKVPGFKLLLEVFSVMHGPQEECVKALRNGHLLGISPGGVREALFSDETYPLLWGKRKGFAQVAIDSKAPIIPMFTQNVREGFRSLGRMKFFRWVYERFRLPIAPVYGGFPVKFRTFLGDPIPYDPNTNATELAEKVQQAVQALIDKHQKVPGNVLRALLERFHRRQKEH from the exons ATGTCCAATGGCAACGAGTCCTGCATGACGGGAGAAGGCTTAGCCGCCTTCCTGGCGTGCGTGTTCCATGCGTGGGAAGAGTGGGCCGACCTGGGTCGCCTGGAAGACTACCTCAGCGTGCTGGAGTACCTGGTGTGGGTCTTCACACCCCTGGCTATCGTCTTCATCCTGCCCTTCCTCATCGTCATCCTCCTCTACCtgtccatcctcttcctccatgtGTACAAGAGGAAGAACCAGCTGAGGGAGGCTTACTGTAACAACCTGTGGGACGGGGCGAGGAAGACTCTGGCTACGCTTTGGGATGGGCACGGGGCCATATGGCACG GTTATGAGATCCATGGAATGGAGAAGATCCCACACGAGGGAGCAGCTCTTATCGTGTACTACCATGGGGCTATACCTATTGACTATTACTATTTCCTGGCTAACATCATCCTTCAGAAGGGACGGACCTGCCATTCGGTCGctgaccacttcctgttcaaAGTCCCAG GGTTTAAACTGCTGCTGGAAGTGTTCAGCGTGATGCATGGGCCCCAGGAGGAGTGTGTAAAGGCCCTGAGGAACGGCCACCTGCTGGGCATCTCCCCAGGAGGCGTCAGGGAGGCCCTGTTCAGCGATGAGACCTACCCCCTGCTCTGGGGCAAACGCAAGGGCTTTGCTCAGGTTGCCATCGATTCCAAAGCG CCAATAATTCCAATGTTTACACAGAATGTGAGGGAAGGATTCAGATCACTGGGAAGAATGA AGTTTTTTCGATGGGTGTACGAGAGGTTTCGGTTGCCGATAGCTCCAGTGTACGGAGGCTTCCCGGTGAAGTTCCGGACATTTCTTGGTGACCCCATCCCCTATGACCCCAACACGAATGCCACAGAGTTAGCAGAAAAG GTGCAGCAGGCCGTTCAGGCTCTCATCGACAAACACCAAAAGGTTCCAGGGAACGTTCTCCGAGCCTTGCTAGAACGGTTCCACAGGAGACAGAAGGAACACTGA